Proteins from a single region of Caldisalinibacter kiritimatiensis:
- a CDS encoding Rossmann-like and DUF2520 domain-containing protein, whose product MRIGFIGAGKVGTAFGKYLKKYGFKVYGYYSRTYESALKAAKYTDTKAVENIEEIVVNTDIIFITTKDDEIRNVSNRLVQKNLLIKGKILIHMSGAASSDILIKAKEQGSCIYSLHPLQSFADIDKAVKDLEDTIFSLEGDEEKINVIEDILKKTDNEYFKLNANQKSIYHAAACVVSNYLVTLMDYGLSLFESIGIDKEKGFKALLPLIDGTLKNIYDLGTEKALTGPIARGDTNTIERHLKSMQENNLKSIDFYKLLGAKTVDLAKKEKLENKEKITYLKNILKEV is encoded by the coding sequence TTGAGAATAGGTTTTATAGGAGCAGGAAAAGTAGGTACAGCATTTGGAAAATACTTAAAGAAGTATGGATTTAAAGTTTATGGATATTACAGTAGAACTTATGAGTCAGCTTTAAAAGCAGCAAAATATACAGATACAAAGGCAGTAGAGAACATAGAAGAGATTGTAGTAAATACAGATATTATTTTTATTACAACTAAAGATGATGAAATTAGAAATGTCAGTAATAGATTAGTGCAAAAAAATTTATTAATAAAAGGCAAGATACTAATTCATATGAGTGGAGCTGCTTCCTCAGATATTTTAATAAAGGCTAAAGAACAAGGAAGTTGTATATATTCATTACATCCATTGCAATCCTTTGCAGATATAGATAAAGCAGTTAAAGACTTAGAAGATACAATATTTAGTTTAGAAGGTGATGAAGAAAAGATTAATGTTATTGAAGATATTCTTAAAAAGACAGATAATGAATATTTCAAACTAAATGCAAATCAAAAAAGCATATATCATGCAGCTGCATGTGTTGTTTCTAATTATTTAGTAACACTTATGGATTATGGTCTCTCTTTATTTGAATCTATTGGTATAGATAAAGAAAAAGGATTTAAAGCACTTTTACCATTAATAGATGGAACACTGAAGAATATTTATGATTTAGGAACAGAGAAAGCGTTAACAGGGCCTATAGCTAGAGGTGATACAAACACTATAGAAAGACACCTAAAATCAATGCAAGAAAATAATCTAAAGAGTATAGATTTTTATAAATTACTAGGAGCCAAAACTGTAGATTTAGCTAAAAAAGAAAAATTAGAAAACAAGGAAAAGATAACTTATTTAAAAAATATTTTAAAAGAGGTGTAA
- a CDS encoding 2-hydroxyacyl-CoA dehydratase, protein MFRVLNLGVDVGSTTVKMIVLDDENNVIYKNYKRHYSDIKATVISMFEEVKSELQGYEVTVMITGSGGLSISQKLNVPFIQEVIACTNAVENIIPETDVAIELGGEDAKITYFRESIEQRMNGTCAGGTGAFIDQMAVLLKTDTSGLNELAKNYKHIYPIASRCGVFAKTDVQPLLNEGVSKEDIAVSVLQAVVNQTISGLAQGRPIRGNVAFLGGPLYFLSELRKRFIETLKLKDKNVIFPENSQFFVSIGAAISSRDEEPIQFEELYNRVLTIKQINNQENINLEPLFNNEEEYIKFKKRHDKNKVRRVDLSTYKGKAFLGIDAGSTTTKVALINQNGELLYSYYGSNMGNPLDTTITALKDLYSKLNNDIEIVNSAVTGYGENLIKSALKIDIGEIETVAHYKAADFFLPGVDFVLDIGGQDMKSLKIHDGVIDSIMLNEACSSGCGSFIETFAKSLNMSVEEFAQKGLMSKNPVDLGTRCTVFMNSKVKQAQKEGAEVSDISAGISISVIKNALFKVIRLRNTDELGEKIVVQGGTFYNDAVLRAFEKIVNREVIRPDIAGIMGAFGAALIAKERYNEGYKTTLLKGNALENFKAESSMKRCGLCGNNCLLTIKHFSDGRKFISGNRCERGAGIEKVKNDIPNLYEYKYKRVFNYKPLSKQEAQRGTIGIPRVLNMYEDYPFWVTFFTELGYRVVLSGRSSKKLYELGMETIPSDTVCYPAKLVHGHIADLIKKGVNKIFYPSIPYNRKEDKNANNQYNCPIVTSYPETINANMEIVKTDKIIFYHPFLPLDKPKRLIKRLFEELKNEGISKDEIKKAVGKAYNELDNYKKDIRRKGEEIIEYIRENNLKGIVLVGRPYHVDPEINHGIPEMIKSFGFAVLSEDSISHLAEIERPLRVVDQWVYHTRMYAAATYVAKQKNLELIQLNSFGCGLDAVTTDQVKEILERYNKIYTLIKIDDINNLGAAKIRVRSLIAAIKERDKKGLEPKKIYNVKERVKFTKEMKTKHTILAPQMSPIHFQFLKIGFEKAGYNVEILPSVDKSAIDEGLKYVNNDACYPSIIVVGQIMEALKSGKYDLNNTSVIITQTGGGCRATNYIAFIRKALQDAGMGHVPVISLSAQGLEKNPGFKITPSLINTSMMGLIYGDLLMRVLYRVRPYEKVKDSANKLYKKWVEKCKQSLESGSRKELKNNIYQIVKDFDNIAIHEDLVKPRVGVVGEILVKFHPTANNSIVELLEAEGAEAVVPDLIDFFLYTAYNSKVKYKELSGSLINMATSSAIIEGIEYYRKDMKKALEASKRFEPPKSIYEIAKGAEKHLSLANQTGEGWFLTGEMVELIESGVNNIVCLQPFACLPNHITGKGMIKELRRAYPSANIAAIDYDPGASEVNQLNRIKLMLSVAFKNIEENGAYAY, encoded by the coding sequence GGCTCTACAACTGTTAAAATGATTGTCTTAGACGATGAAAATAATGTAATTTATAAAAATTATAAAAGACATTATTCTGATATAAAAGCAACAGTAATTTCTATGTTTGAAGAAGTAAAGTCTGAGCTACAGGGCTATGAAGTTACTGTAATGATTACAGGTTCAGGTGGATTAAGCATTTCACAAAAATTAAATGTACCATTTATTCAAGAAGTTATAGCTTGTACTAATGCAGTGGAAAATATAATACCAGAAACAGATGTAGCGATTGAACTTGGAGGAGAAGATGCAAAGATAACATATTTTAGAGAATCAATAGAACAAAGAATGAATGGAACCTGTGCTGGTGGAACTGGAGCTTTTATTGACCAAATGGCTGTATTACTAAAGACAGATACTTCTGGATTAAATGAGTTAGCAAAAAACTATAAACATATCTATCCGATTGCATCTAGATGCGGAGTTTTTGCAAAAACGGATGTTCAACCATTACTAAATGAAGGGGTTTCTAAAGAAGATATAGCAGTATCTGTATTACAAGCTGTGGTCAATCAAACAATAAGTGGATTAGCCCAAGGAAGACCTATTAGAGGTAATGTTGCTTTTTTAGGTGGTCCTTTATACTTTTTATCTGAGCTTAGAAAGAGATTTATTGAAACTCTTAAGTTAAAAGATAAAAATGTAATTTTTCCTGAGAATTCACAATTTTTTGTGTCGATAGGAGCAGCAATTTCATCAAGGGATGAAGAACCAATTCAATTTGAAGAATTATATAATCGAGTATTAACTATTAAACAGATAAACAATCAAGAAAATATAAATCTAGAGCCATTATTTAACAATGAAGAAGAATATATAAAGTTTAAAAAAAGACACGATAAAAACAAAGTTAGAAGAGTAGATTTAAGTACATATAAAGGAAAAGCATTTTTAGGGATAGATGCGGGTTCTACAACTACTAAAGTAGCACTTATAAATCAAAATGGTGAACTTTTATATTCATATTATGGAAGTAATATGGGTAACCCTTTAGATACTACTATTACAGCTTTAAAGGATTTGTATAGTAAATTAAACAATGATATTGAAATTGTAAATTCGGCAGTCACAGGGTATGGTGAAAATTTAATTAAATCAGCACTTAAAATAGATATAGGTGAGATAGAAACTGTAGCTCATTATAAAGCAGCAGATTTTTTCTTACCTGGAGTAGATTTTGTACTTGATATCGGTGGACAAGATATGAAAAGTTTAAAAATTCATGATGGTGTTATAGATTCAATAATGTTAAATGAAGCTTGTTCATCAGGGTGCGGTTCATTTATAGAAACCTTTGCTAAATCTTTAAATATGAGTGTTGAGGAATTTGCCCAAAAAGGTTTAATGTCTAAAAATCCAGTAGATTTAGGTACCCGATGTACTGTATTTATGAATTCTAAAGTAAAGCAGGCACAAAAAGAAGGGGCAGAGGTAAGTGACATTTCAGCTGGAATCTCTATTTCGGTTATAAAGAATGCTTTGTTTAAAGTTATAAGGTTAAGAAATACTGATGAATTAGGAGAAAAGATAGTAGTACAGGGAGGAACTTTTTACAATGATGCAGTATTAAGAGCTTTTGAAAAAATAGTGAATAGAGAAGTTATACGTCCTGACATAGCTGGTATAATGGGGGCATTTGGAGCTGCTTTAATAGCAAAAGAGCGTTATAATGAAGGATATAAAACAACACTTCTTAAAGGAAATGCATTAGAAAATTTTAAAGCTGAATCATCAATGAAGAGGTGTGGACTATGTGGAAACAACTGTCTTCTAACAATTAAGCATTTTTCAGATGGTCGAAAGTTTATTTCAGGAAATAGATGCGAAAGAGGGGCAGGTATAGAAAAAGTCAAAAACGACATACCTAATCTTTATGAATATAAATATAAAAGAGTTTTTAATTATAAACCATTATCTAAGCAAGAAGCTCAAAGAGGCACTATTGGTATACCTAGGGTACTAAATATGTATGAAGATTATCCTTTTTGGGTTACATTTTTTACAGAACTTGGGTATAGGGTTGTATTATCGGGACGTTCATCCAAGAAGCTTTATGAACTAGGGATGGAGACTATACCTTCTGATACTGTTTGTTATCCAGCTAAACTTGTACATGGACACATAGCAGATTTAATTAAGAAAGGTGTTAACAAAATTTTCTATCCTAGTATTCCATACAATAGAAAAGAAGATAAAAATGCAAATAATCAATATAATTGTCCAATAGTTACATCTTATCCAGAAACAATTAATGCTAATATGGAAATTGTAAAAACTGATAAAATTATTTTCTATCATCCGTTTTTGCCATTGGATAAACCAAAAAGACTAATTAAAAGATTATTTGAAGAATTAAAGAATGAAGGTATTTCTAAAGATGAGATAAAAAAAGCAGTTGGCAAAGCATATAATGAACTTGATAACTATAAAAAAGATATAAGAAGAAAAGGCGAAGAAATTATTGAATATATAAGGGAAAACAACTTAAAAGGTATTGTACTGGTAGGTAGACCATATCATGTAGACCCAGAAATTAATCATGGTATACCTGAAATGATTAAATCCTTTGGCTTTGCTGTACTATCAGAAGATTCTATAAGCCATTTGGCTGAGATAGAAAGACCTTTAAGGGTTGTTGACCAATGGGTTTATCATACAAGAATGTATGCTGCAGCTACATATGTGGCTAAACAGAAGAATTTAGAGCTAATTCAACTTAATTCTTTTGGTTGTGGCTTGGATGCAGTAACTACAGACCAAGTTAAAGAAATACTAGAAAGATATAATAAAATATATACCCTTATTAAAATAGATGATATTAACAATCTAGGAGCTGCAAAGATACGTGTACGTTCCTTAATTGCTGCAATAAAAGAAAGGGATAAAAAAGGTCTAGAACCAAAGAAAATATATAATGTAAAAGAAAGGGTAAAATTTACAAAAGAGATGAAGACAAAACATACAATTTTAGCTCCACAAATGTCTCCAATACACTTTCAGTTTTTAAAAATTGGATTTGAAAAGGCTGGTTATAATGTAGAAATATTACCTTCTGTTGATAAGTCAGCTATTGATGAAGGTTTAAAGTATGTAAATAATGACGCTTGTTATCCATCAATAATAGTTGTTGGACAGATTATGGAAGCATTAAAGTCAGGGAAATATGATTTAAACAATACTTCCGTAATCATAACACAAACAGGGGGAGGATGTAGAGCAACTAACTATATTGCATTTATTAGAAAGGCACTACAGGATGCAGGAATGGGTCATGTTCCTGTAATATCGTTGAGTGCACAAGGCCTTGAAAAAAATCCAGGTTTTAAGATTACCCCATCTCTTATAAATACATCAATGATGGGATTAATATATGGAGATCTGTTAATGAGGGTATTGTATAGGGTTAGACCCTATGAAAAAGTAAAGGACTCAGCCAATAAGCTATACAAAAAATGGGTAGAAAAATGCAAACAGTCATTAGAAAGTGGTAGTAGAAAGGAACTTAAAAATAATATTTATCAAATCGTTAAAGATTTTGATAATATTGCAATACATGAAGACTTAGTTAAGCCAAGGGTAGGTGTAGTTGGTGAGATATTAGTTAAATTTCACCCAACAGCTAATAATAGTATAGTAGAACTATTAGAGGCAGAAGGTGCGGAAGCAGTTGTTCCGGATTTAATAGACTTCTTTCTATATACTGCATATAACAGTAAAGTTAAATACAAAGAATTATCAGGTAGTTTAATAAATATGGCTACTTCAAGTGCTATAATAGAGGGGATAGAATATTATCGAAAAGACATGAAAAAAGCTTTAGAAGCAAGTAAAAGATTTGAACCACCTAAGTCAATTTATGAAATAGCTAAAGGGGCAGAGAAACATTTATCTTTAGCTAACCAAACAGGTGAAGGCTGGTTTTTAACTGGAGAGATGGTAGAGCTTATTGAAAGTGGTGTGAATAATATAGTATGTTTACAACCCTTTGCTTGTTTACCTAATCATATAACAGGTAAAGGTATGATAAAGGAATTAAGAAGAGCTTATCCTTCTGCTAATATTGCAGCTATAGATTATGACCCGGGAGCAAGTGAAGTGAATCAATTAAATCGTATTAAATTAATGCTTTCAGTAGCTTTTAAGAACATAGAAGAAAATGGAGCATATGCATATTAG
- the panB gene encoding 3-methyl-2-oxobutanoate hydroxymethyltransferase, whose product MSNKSFTVSSFLKSKKNNERISMLTAYDYSTAKLLDEAGVDSLLVGDSLGMVMLGYESTLQVTIEDMIHHCKAVSRGAKRAMVIGDMPFLSYHISVEESIKNAGRLIKEGNVHAVKLEGGRDVIDKIRGIVKAQIPVMGHLGLTPQSVNIFGGFKVQGKNEEQAKRIIEDALFLQEAGVFAIVLECVPEKLSKIITEKLDIPTIGIGAGKYCDGQVLVTQDMLGMYTDFTPKFVKKYADTGVTIKEAVKRYIEEIKLGKFPTKEHSFSIKEEILQKLY is encoded by the coding sequence ATGTCAAATAAGAGTTTTACTGTAAGTTCATTTTTAAAATCAAAGAAAAATAATGAAAGAATATCAATGCTTACTGCTTATGACTATTCCACAGCAAAGCTTTTAGATGAAGCAGGAGTTGATAGTTTATTGGTTGGCGACTCACTAGGAATGGTGATGCTAGGTTATGAAAGTACATTGCAGGTGACTATTGAAGATATGATACACCATTGTAAAGCAGTTTCTAGGGGAGCTAAAAGGGCTATGGTTATAGGAGATATGCCATTTCTTTCATACCATATTAGCGTTGAAGAAAGCATAAAAAATGCTGGTAGACTAATAAAAGAGGGGAATGTTCATGCAGTTAAACTAGAAGGTGGTAGAGATGTTATAGACAAAATTAGGGGTATAGTAAAAGCTCAAATTCCTGTTATGGGACATTTAGGGTTAACACCACAGTCTGTAAATATATTTGGGGGATTTAAGGTTCAAGGTAAGAATGAAGAACAGGCTAAAAGGATTATAGAAGATGCGTTGTTTCTACAAGAAGCAGGTGTCTTTGCCATAGTATTAGAATGTGTACCAGAAAAATTATCTAAAATAATTACTGAAAAACTAGATATACCTACTATTGGTATAGGAGCAGGTAAATATTGTGATGGACAAGTATTAGTAACCCAGGATATGCTTGGGATGTACACAGATTTTACGCCTAAATTTGTTAAGAAGTATGCTGATACAGGAGTAACTATAAAAGAAGCAGTTAAGAGATATATAGAAGAAATTAAACTGGGAAAATTCCCTACAAAAGAACATTCATTTTCTATTAAAGAAGAGATTTTGCAAAAGCTTTATTAG